The nucleotide sequence CGGCCGGGCAAGGAGGAAAGCCCTTTTCATCCATTTCTTCTAGAAGCAACAACGCTTTTTCGACTTTATTAGTTTTACAACAACCGTCGATGAGAATCGAGTACGTAAACGAGCTCGGAACAATCCCCTTCTCCTTCATTTTCTCGAACAATAAAAAAGCTTCATACGATGACGTTTTAGAATCAAAAAGAGCCTTAATCATAGTGTTGTACGTCACTACATTCGGTTCACAATGATACAGCTTCATCTCCTCGAAAACCTTTTTAGCATCAGCTACAAGCCCGGCCCGGCCCAATATGTTTATAACATTGTTTATCAGAACCACATCGGGCTTACAACCTTGTTTTAGCATGTTTACGTAAACCCCATATGCTTCTTTTACTTTCCCGGCTTTTCCGAGCCCTTTTATCAACTCCGTATAAGTGTAAACAGTGGGCGCGCAATTTCCATCTTTCATTTCTGTCACTAAATCTAGCGCCTTTTCTACCCTACCAGCTTTAAAATGTATTCCTAATAACGTTGTGTAAATTTTCGCATTCGGATGAAACCCGTTCTCCTTCATTTCGTCAAACAATCTTATAGCAGGTTGATCATGGCCTAATTTGGCAAAAGCCGACATCAATGCACTGTACGTTATCGTGTCGGGAAAGCAATTACCTTCATTACACATCTCactgtaaagatcgtacactttgtcgGGATGATTTTCTTGCATTAGCATTAAAATAATGGAGTTATAAGTACTTGCAGTCGGTTTGCATTTCCGTCCTTTGACTTGATAAAACAGGGAAAGTGCTTTGTTGACCATCTTTGACTTTCCTAGTAGTTTAACAATTTCCGATAAATCTTTCGGATCGATAACAACTGAATTTCGTACCATTTCTTGGATCATCTTCCACATATCCCCAAACATTCCGGAATCCGCCAAACAGTATATTAAAGCCATGTAAGTAGTTGAATCATGCTCAAAGTTTCGTCTTTTACCAGCCCATTTAAAAAACCGCATCTTAACATTAACGTCTACGTCTATATTCAAAACCTCACGAACTAATCGATGATCAACTCGTAACTTTAGTACCTCTAGAGCCTTTTCTGCATCAGGCCCCCACTTGAAAATCTTTAGTATCCTAATAAATCGCTCGTCCAGTATCCTTGCAGAGTTGTTCTTTCTTGATGTTCTTTGATTAACAGGTAAATTTCTTGTATCGTCTCTGGGACCCGACAACCGGAACATTTGAACAATCTCATTTTCTGCCATGACAATTTCATCTCATGTTCAGACTCAGAAGATGACAATGATTCATACAAACTAATAATATTTGTATTGAACTTGAATTAGCAGCATGCATACCCATATCAAATTAGCATTtcaaacagaaaaaaaaatacaatttttttaggcaaattggatttaaataatcccaacttgctcaatttggccgataataatcccaactcagttattggccgataataatccgaactggtccacttttggccgataatagtccgccgttaaaaataacttaacggagttaagcttttttccgaattacaaaccgatgttttatggattttgatcaaAACGAGGATACGATTCGATTGatataaaacttacctcgaaacggtgcttcaaacgacttaatttttgttaattggaagcttaaacacccgaattgaagcaccgttttcgtcgtttggggcagtatttcgaggtaaatttcAACTCATATCCTCGTTttgatcaaaatccataaaacatggtttgtaattcggaaaaaagcttaactccgttaagttatttttaacggcggactattatcggccaaaagtggacgagttaggattattatcggccaataactgagttgggattattatcggccaaattgagcaagttgggattatttaaatccaatttgcctaataTCAGAAACAAAAACCGCAGCATTATTAAACTAAGTGTATAGATTAAAAGGTTCAAATGTATCTACTTTCTGCAACTAAAGATCATTATGTTTGACATGTAATGGAAAAAATAAGAAAGAATAAGAATGCACACCACCTGTTTGTTTAATTCTCTCAGAGAGAAAAGGCATGGTAAAGATAGATCGTTGCAGTGGTGTTGAATGGAGCTTCATCTTTGGCATTATTGACAAGATATAGCTGAAATTTATTGTTGACCGCCCTAATCTTTGAACCACTGAAAGGGTTTTAGGGTTCTTACACTGGCGAGTACAGAATTCTTACACCAAATATGGAGGTTTCAATTGACTGTCACTCGATGAAATGTTTTGTTTATCGAAGGGGATGGGGAATGGGTGGCAGTGGGGCGGACAGTGGTGGCGATAGGGCGGTGGGGGAGTGGTGATATGGAAGAGGGGAAAAAGTTACGGTGAGTtgggttttttatttattttttttaattgagtTAAATCCTATTTTAgtcccagtggtttgagtcattttccagtttagtttaaaggtttcatttttcgcctgtgggtccaaaaatgtttcaGCGTTGCctttttagtccactaggttaacttcatccattttttctgttaacgagaagcacaattcggtcattttttatgtaattctgtgaactaaaagggcaattcgggcatataaaatgaccgaattgtcttTGTCGTTAACAAatataatggatgaagttaacccagtggactaaaatggcaacgatgaaacttTTTTcaacccacaggcgaaaaataaaacttttaaacTAAACTAGCAAAATAGTCTAAACGACCGGGACTAAAAGGGCATTTAACtcataaaggttttttttttttttcaatttggaTCGAATATTACAGAGGGCTAGTGGACCTTGTTCCAATGAGTGATCCACCATGAAATAGGTTGCTTCATCAAATATGCATGCCCACCAATAGCCCATATAGCAATTGGCTCatattttggatttttttttgtcGTTTTCTTTTTGTATTAGTGTCAACTTCGACCTGCTAATCCACGAGTACGGCCCGTTTTAACACCCCTATCATTGAAACATATGGGATTAAGTGGTTAAGAACATTTCCAACAAGACGTCTGTGTGCTTAGATGGAGGGCTTGTGGGACGAACAAGGGTTGAAGAAGGCACTTTCAAGCAAGGTGCGTGAGAGGAGGCGGATGAGGAAGGGAGAGGACATGAATTTGTCCAATTTATgaaaaaaggagaagggtttggTTAGGGCGAGCAACTAGCTAACTACCGAGGTGAATGAAGGAGAAGACACGTTGTGACCCGTCCCGTTGAAATTGCTCTAACTAAACAAGTTGGATTCTGGGAGAAATAGCTCCTTAGTTACTGACCAAACAAAACCTTGGATTTGTTAGGGGATTTTTGTAATTTAACTATCACCGATCAAACTGACCAAACAAAACCTTGGATTTGTTAGGGGATTTTTGTAATTTAACTATCACCGATCAAAAGATTAACTTTgtttatgttaaaaaaaagttagcatcctaaaactaaaactaaCCAGTTAAATGAGAAGATTAAAATAAAACTAAGTGGGTAGGTTAATGTCGTTTATATATAtgttataaattttaaatatattacGATAATGTTAACTTTAAACTTCTTTATAAGAAAAAACTCCCAAATAGTGTTTTTTTtccatcaaatattaaaaaaaaaaactaaaacacaaATTAAAGCCTCTTATTTTCACCTATATATTTTAGTCGAATTCTACGTGTCACATCTTTTAAACGTCTTGCTCATTAACGTGAAAGCATAATGATGTGGTTAGCAGAGTCAAACTAACTCTCATACGGACATCACATTACACACACTTTCCTATTACAAATACGATTTTAATCAAATGCAACATTTCTTACACGATACAGCAAAATTGATTTTTGTCGGCTAAGACGACCTAGGTAATCAACCATTTAAATCTAAGTGCTTTTTAAGAAGCTTCGTTTAGCTTTTAGATAGGCTATTTAAAACATAATAGGGGGTAGGGGCGCGCCGTGATAACACAATCTTCACACATTGATCCACGTGATACACCGCCTCCGGTAAAGTTTTCAACGCGTTGAATTCAAAACCCATGTGACAAGCGGTCAAATTAAAGAGATTATGAAATTGCCAAAAGCTTCCTGAACTTGAAGATTTGTAGGTTTTGAGGGaaaaaaagagagaaagagagagagaaaggtgaACTTGAAGATATGCATGATttaaaaaagaagaaaagaagaaatgaACTAAAAAACAACCGCCCATTCATGGAACTCGAGCCCACAACTTTATTATGCATATGTTTAtaattttagtttgtaatttaGGATTTATTtcaatgaaatttataattttattgttactttatattttaaaaatagaaaaaaaccatcactagtgatgaacACCCCTAGTAAAATCCATGACTAGTAATGGAATGAAGCTCGATGACATGACctaacttgattggatgttgtgaatGATGGAACTCTATCACTAGTAGAGTGCCCCTACCCTTATCATTTAAAGTTTGGTACTTTGATATATCCTCAGTATTCATTTGTATAAGTGAAATTAAGTGAAGTTTTAATTTTAAACTATTCATTAACCTTTTATTTTCAATAACTTTATTAGTTGTTTGCAACTATCAATTCTTCAATCATTCAGAGTCTAAATCATCTAACATCAATTTTATGTCTAAACCCTAGTTTGCTAACCGAGAACgatagaaaataaaacaaaaacaattaaaaatacACCACGAAAAGACTTAAAATATTATAAAGTTATTGACTGTTTAAATTGTCACTAGGTAGTGATGCATTATTATATTCACAAAATCAACTTAAACCACCAAAAAACACGACACACCTTTAAATACGTGTGAGTTAAAGTGATAATAACTTTGCCACAAATAAATACAGGAATCGTTTTTGAGTATTACCTATTCAATCCATCAACCTCTTCAAATAAATACGAGGTAGTGTTTTACCCATCAACCCCTAACCCTAACGTATGTTAAACGGTAACCCCACAATTGAAACCCTAATATTAATAATTTCGAAATATGTCATTTCTTGTAACTTGTAAGTAGGGACGAGCATGGTACCCGTTTAACTGAAAGTACCGATACCAAAAAACTGGGAAAATTAGTACCGGTATTTACCAGTATTTTATCTGTAAATACCGATACTGTACCGATATAGAAAAAACAGAGAAAAAAGATATactcggtacggtacggtaccaTAGTGATACCTGGCCCCAAATCATCATCCAACCTAGTAAGTTCATTTTGTCGTGAGAAGTACTGAACACATAAATGGCGGGAACTTAATTAGAGTGAAGCTTCCCGTGAAATATTTCTAGGGTTCGGAAACAGACACCGAGTGAGGGTCATTGACACATTTCATCCTCAAATTCCTCCATTTCGAGCATAGAATCAGTGAGAGATGCCGACGTACAAGATCAGAGGAATCAATGTGGAATTCCCCTTCGAGGCATACGATTGCCAGCTTGTTTACATGGAAAAAGTCATCCAATCTCTTCAAGAGGTACGGTTACATTCTTCATATCTTTTCCAGTCGATTAAATCTCTCTGTTCTCGTTTAGTATAGTTTCCTAATTGCTTATATACTTGTCGAAGCAAAATCGTTAGGTTTTAGGTCTCATATCATCATTTACAGCTTGCCAATATCACGAGCCCTAAACTAATTTGGATGTGAAATAGTAAAAGAGGCTTACTTGATAATTTGATATGTGGTTTACATCTTAATCAAGGCTAATTTGTGTTGTATTAGATTAAACCTATATCAAAGTATTGTTTGTAGGGCTGCAAACTAACCGAACGTTTAGCATACAATCCGTTAACCATTCATTGGGAAGttcgtttgtttagttaaataaacgaacacgaacggaGGCCGCGTCTGATCATCTGTATTCGTGAATGTTCAGTAACGTAATCTTTTGTGCTCAATAGTTCATTAGGGTTTCTAAATTTTATAATTTCTTCAAGTATTATCAAATTTAtactaataaaatatttaataaatatttgtGTATTGTATTTTACATACCTGTTAACAATTTAGGGTTCACAACCTTTGCAAATCGTACCTTTAAGAAATTTCTCTTTGCCACCTACATTGTCGACATCATCTTCTTGAGGACCACCGTCTTTGTGATGAAAGATGATGATTTTATCCGAAATTCAATATACGTTTGTTTGTGTTGGTTTCTGTTCATGAactcttgtttgtgttcgttggCGTCGTTACCTAAATTAACGCACGAACACAAACGAAAAAGTCTCCAACGGTAAGTGTttatgaacagttcgtgaacacatttatttatttccttaacgaatcttgttcgtgttcgttcgattcATCTTCAGCCCTAATTGTTTGTAGTTTAGTTGTGGCTAATGCCTTCAGTTTTGGTGCCTGTATGTTTAATTATTCAATTACAATGCTTTTGACAATGCAGAAATCTAATGCACTGTTGGAGAGTCCTACCGGAACTGGCAAAACTTTGTGTCTTCTGTGTGCCACTTTGGCCTGGAGAAAAAGTTTGGGTAGTTTCTCAACTGGTAGACGCGCAGGTGGCAAACTTTCAGAAGGTTCATTATCCCAATCAGAATCACCGAGGTTGCCTACGATAGTATACACTTCACGCACTCACAGTCAGATTCGGCAAGTGGTTCAAGAACTGAAAAGAACTGTGTACAGGTCAGTGTTGATTTCTTCTGATAATAGTTGAATTCTACATTAGTTAGTTTCATGTTTTCAATGATGTTTATCATAAACACATAAATTACTTATGCAGACCCAAAATGGTTGTGTTAGGATCTCGGGAGCAATTATGCATTCACCCTGATGTAAGTTTACTTCACGGGAAAACACAGACAAACGCATGCCATTTTCTATGTCAAAAACGTACAAAACGTTACTGTACCCATTATCCACGTGTCTCAGGTAACATATATTTACACAACccttagcaaaaaaaaaaaacttgtttttcatCATTTCATTGATGACATGCCAATATTTATCATTTTATATATTCTTTTTTCTTTTCGCAGAATTTGTCAAAAATAATCCTGGTCTTGGGGATGAACCTATCGACATAGAGGACTTGGTTAATATTGGGAAGAACAACGGACCGTAGGTTTTTTCATCTTTTACTTGTAACAAATGGGGAAAGTTTGTTTCAAAATACTAGCATTTCACTCCATCTTGTTATATGTCATCAGATGCCCTTATTATACATCACGCGAGCTCCACAAGGTTGTTGATATCTTATTTGCACCGTACAACTATCTTATCGATCCTGGCAACCGAAAATCTTTGACCATCGAGTGGGAAAACAGTATAATAATATTCGACGAAGCTCACAATTTGGTAAGCATTAATATTTAGCATAGAGTAAAACACTATTTTCGTcctgaggtttgaccagttttgtgactttcgtccaaaggtttgttttgttttcgcatctggatccaaaaggtttaaaatcttgccattttcatcctgcgcgttaacttcatccattttttcccttaagtcaggggtatttccatctttttgttaacttcaaacgcaatttggtctttttcactttatgtaaaacgACTGAATACCCTTAAAAAATActaaattgccctttaagttaacaaaaaagacagaaatacccctgactttaTGGAGAAAAATGATTGGAGTTAACGAggcggatgaaaatggcaagaaattaaaccttttggatccatatgtggaaaaacaaacctttggacgaaagtcgcaaaactggccaaaccttagggacgaaaatgcCATTTTACTCTTTTGCATATACTTACACATGATTATGTAACGCACATGATAAATAAACTTCACTGTTTTTTATGAATATATAGGAGAGCATATGTGCAGATGCTGCTTCTTTTGACCTCCCTTCTACGCTCTTAACCACATGCATTTCCGAAGCACAAACCTGTGTCGACATTGCTGTCAATAGGAGAGATGCATTAAATGACAAAACATATAATCCTGAAAATTTCGCAATTCTTAGAGGTAGCTATTATATCTTTCATCTATGATAAAAAGTAAATGAAGAAATTACGCTTATGAATTGGTTTTCAGGACTTCTGCTTAAGCTTGAGAAGGCGATTGCGGCAATTTCTATTAATTCAAAAGAAATGGGTTTTACGCAACCTGGGGAGTACATCTATAAGTTGCTTAAAGAACTAGATATAACGCACAAAACAGCATCTGTGCTTATTGATGCAGTTGATGATGCCATGACACTACTCGAGGAAGGTACAAACTACACACCTACTATTATTGTTAGTGCATAAAGTGTCTGTAGCCGTTTTGGCAGTGTCTAGATCTATGTATAGGTCATATGTATGTTAGAAGTTAAGTTAGACAGAGTTTTGTACCTGATGTAATCCAATCGAATGATTCATTCAATTGGAAGTTTAGTCGATTGAGTCTTTAATCGTATGGCTTATACGTTTGTAAATGGTCAGTCGCATAGCTCATCCGATTTAGTCCAGTCGAATGAGTCATTCGAcatgtttctataaatagatcagCTCATGCGACTGAACATAACTCTGTCATTTGTCTACCTAGTCTGATCTTTCACGTGTAACAGAACTCTGTCCAAATTTTGTCAGATAATCgaaaaacatttatttacttaCTTGTGAACAATATCTAGCATGTATCATAGTTGTCAATGGTGATCGTAGCGATAAGCGATCGCTATAGcacgctacgtagcgtataggtctagtgtcgctattagggttgtagcgatgga is from Helianthus annuus cultivar XRQ/B chromosome 9, HanXRQr2.0-SUNRISE, whole genome shotgun sequence and encodes:
- the LOC110880113 gene encoding pentatricopeptide repeat-containing protein At3g16010: MPKMKLHSTPLQRSIFTMPFLSERIKQTENEIVQMFRLSGPRDDTRNLPVNQRTSRKNNSARILDERFIRILKIFKWGPDAEKALEVLKLRVDHRLVREVLNIDVDVNVKMRFFKWAGKRRNFEHDSTTYMALIYCLADSGMFGDMWKMIQEMVRNSVVIDPKDLSEIVKLLGKSKMVNKALSLFYQVKGRKCKPTASTYNSIILMLMQENHPDKVYDLYSEMCNEGNCFPDTITYSALMSAFAKLGHDQPAIRLFDEMKENGFHPNAKIYTTLLGIHFKAGRVEKALDLVTEMKDGNCAPTVYTYTELIKGLGKAGKVKEAYGVYVNMLKQGCKPDVVLINNVINILGRAGLVADAKKVFEEMKLYHCEPNVVTYNTMIKALFDSKTSSYEAFLLFEKMKEKGIVPSSFTYSILIDGCCKTNKVEKALLLLEEMDEKGFPPCPAAYCSIINTLGKAKRYEAANELFQELRENCGSSSSRVYAVMIKNLGKCGRLDEAKDLFNEIKKTGSVPDVYAYNALLSGMVRGGLIDEAYSLMRDMEENGCVADINSHNIILNGLAKCGGPQRAMVMFEKMKRSQNKPDAVTYNTLLGCLSHAGMFDEAAKLMREMRSCGFEYDAITYSSILDAVGKIDDEDPTHQAT